In a single window of the Rhodamnia argentea isolate NSW1041297 chromosome 2, ASM2092103v1, whole genome shotgun sequence genome:
- the LOC115727553 gene encoding transcription factor bHLH123 — translation MAEDQFHASGNWWDASRNRYESGTSSSSSSGLSSLGSFGGWLTDLGGDMKAARSSMESAGGSSVVYHDTQKLQPHNSAVLGDAGGSLVDPNLHMMNLGLSSQAMDWNNQNLLRGDHKGTESSFRSMLQENLNMNASFQSTNTGDHSSTATCQGFHPQIADSSPSSLYGSPSTFLQGILTGSSENSQQQQQNVNYPGYNPTSYNAQSSSELLPPNWSNKVPQFLRISPPKHQPPPPHHHSQLHFSNNAPFWTASATAMNDVRSTTTTTYFPPSQAQFPPPGFDEKPKNLTDVANPGAVMKKSSGEPAGKRPRNETTPSPLPAFKVRKEKMGDRITALQQLVSPFGKTDTASVLTEAIDYIKFLHDQISVLSTPYMKNGGAMQHQQAPDKSEDTDGPRPDLRSRGLCLVPVSSTYPVTHETTVDFWTPTFGGTFR, via the exons ATGGCAGAAGATCAATTCCATGCAAGTGGGAACTGGTGGGACGCGTCGAGGAACCGGTACGAGAGCGGGacgtcgtcctcgtcctcgtccggGCTGAGCTCTCTGGGGAGCTTTGGTGGGTGGCTCACAGACTTGGGCGGCGACATGAAAGCTGCAAGGTCTTCAATGGAGTCTGCAGGCGGTTCTTCGGTGGTTTATCATGATACCCAGAAGCTGCAACCCCACAACTCTGCTGTTTTGGGCGACGCTGGTGGATCTTTGGTTGATCCCAATTTGCATATGATGAATTTGGGCCTCTCTTCTCAAGCCATGGATTGGAACAACCAGAACTTATT AAGAGGAGATCATAAGGGGACCGAGAGCAGCTTTAGGTCGATGCTTCAGGAGAACTTGAACATGAACGCAAGCTTCCAAAGCACGAACACAGGTGATCACAGTAGTACAGCGACATGCCAAGGTTTTCATCCCCAGATTGCTGATTCATCACCCTCCTCCTTGTACGGTAGTCCTTCGACTTTCTTGCAAGGAATATTGACTGGATCATCAGAAAACAGTCAACAGCAACAGCAAAATGTGAACTATCCTGGTTATAACCCAACAAGCTACAACGCTCAGAGCTCTAGTGAGCTCTTGCCTCCTAATTGGTCCAACAAAGTGCCTCAGTTCTTGAGAATCTCACCGCCTAAGCACCAACCTCCGCCGCCGCACCATCATAGCCAGTTGCACTTCTCCAACAACGCGCCGTTCTGGACCGCGTCTGCCACGGCGATGAACGACGTCCGGTCCACGACGACCACCACCTACTTCCCTCCGTCCCAAGCCCAATTCCCCCCGCCAGGCTTCGACGAGAAACCAAAG AATTTAACGGATGTTGCCAATCCGGGCGCCGTGATGAAGAAAAGCAGCGGCGAGCCCGCGGGGAAAAGGCCGCGAAACGAGACGACCCCCTCGCCATTGCCAGCTTTTAAG GTGAGGAAAGAGAAGATGGGGGACAGAATCACTGCGCTCCAACAATTGGTTTCGCCTTTCGGAAAG ACTGATACAGCCTCTGTGCTCACCGAGGCCATCGACTACATCAAGTTCCTCCACGACCAAATCAGT GTTCTAAGTACCCCGTACATGAAAAATGGAGGTGCCATGCAACATCAGCAG GCTCCCGATAAATCTGAAGACACGGATGGGCCTAGACCCGATCTTAGAAGCCGAGGTCTTTGTCTCGTACCAGTCTCGAGCACCTATCCAGTCACGCACGAGACGACCGTTGATTTCTGGACTCCTACATTCGGAGGAACATTCAGATGA
- the LOC115727561 gene encoding WD repeat-containing protein 25: protein MDLLRNAYSNSSDEEPEPEPAPSHPFHPPPKRPRPENHAISIPKSNCSSYPLPTEAPVHGRYVSKRERALLGLGSPSTKVLDPANTDPSASTSAAVSCMASLLDSDLPSDVVSLLRHQTKGRGRLGLIQERLSIALKGHTKAVNTIQWSESHAHLLASAGMDHKVFIWNVWSKNHKKARILSHHNTAVKDVKWSKLGWHVLSCGYDCTSRLVDIEKGVETQVFKEDQVVNVVKFHPENFNLFLSGGAKGQLRLWDVRTGRATHQYVRQLGPILDLEFSLDGKQFISSSDVSFSNISENAIIVWDVSRQVPLSNQVYGEAYTCTCIRHHPTEPCFVAQSNGNYIALFSSNPPFRLDKYKRYEGHGVSGFPIKCNFSLDGEMLATGSSEGSIYFYKYGSSELLRKTKAYTSPCVDVAFHPSISNLIAVCSWAGDISVLE from the exons ATGGATCTGCTGCGCAACGCTTACTCAAATTCCTCCGACGAAGAACCCGAACCCGAACCCGCACCCTCACATCCCTTTCACCCTCCTCCGAAGCGACCCAGACCCGAAAACCACGCAATCTCCATCCCCAAATCCAATTGCTCGTCGTATCCTCTTCCGACAGAAGCTCCTGTCCATGGTAGATATGTATCCAAGAGGGAGCGAGCCCTCCTGGGTTTGGGTTCACCATCCACTAAGGTTCTTGACCCAGCAAACACCGACCCTTCAGCTTCGACTTCTGCCGCTg TTTCGTGTATGGCAAGCTTATTGGATTCAGACCTACCATCTGATGTTGTATCACTGTTGAGGCATCAAACAAAAGGTCGTGGGCGTCTTGGTCTAATACAAGAAAGGCTATCTATAGCTCTAAAGGGCCATACAAAGGCTGTCAACACGATCCAATGGTCAGAAAGTCATG CTCATCTTCTTGCATCGGCTGGCATGGATCATAAGGTCTTCATATGGAACGTGTGGAGTAAAAATCACAAGAAAGCACGCATTCTGAGCCACCACAATACCGCAGTGAAAGATGTGAAGTGGTCAAAGCTTGGTTGGCATGTACTTTCCTGTGGATATGACTGCACATCAAGGTTGGTTGATATTGAAAAGGGGGTAGAGACTCAGGTATTCAAGGAGGACCAAGTTGTCAATGTTGTGAAATTCCACCCAGAAAACTTCAACCTTTTCCTTTCGGGAGGAGCAAAAGGCCAGCTCAGGTTATGGGATGTCAGAACTGGCAGAGCAACACATCAGTATGTACGTCAACTTGGTCCAATCCTTGATTTGGAGTTTTCCCTAGATGGCAAGCAATTCATCTCTTCCAGTGATGTCTCCTTTAGCAATATCAGCGAAAATGCAATAATAGTTTGGGATGTTTCCCGGCAGGTTCCTCTTTCCAATCAG GTTTATGGAGAGGCCTATACCTGCACCTGTATTAGGCATCATCCAACTGAGCCTTGTTTTGTTGCCCAGTCAAATGGAAATTATATCGCCCTTTTCTCTTCAAACCCCCCTTTCCGGCttgacaaatataaaaggtacGAGGGTCATGGAGTCTCTGGGTTCCCCATCAAGTGCAACTTCAGCTTAGACGGTGAAATGCTCGCAACAGGCTCCTCAGAAGGTTCCATATACTTTTACAAGTATGGGTCATCTGAGCTTCTCCGTAAAACTAAGGCGTACACATCACCATGCGTGGATGTGGCTTTCCACCCTAGTATATCGAATTTGATTGCAGTCTGCAGCTGGGCTGGAGATATATCGGTGTTAGAGTAG
- the LOC115727554 gene encoding NAD(P)H dehydrogenase (quinone) FQR1 yields MATKVYIVYYSMYGHVERLAEEIKKGAASVEGVEAKLWQVAETLPEEVLAKMSAPPKSDVPIITPNELAEADGFVFGFPTRFGMMAAQFKAFLDATGGLWRTQTLAGKPAGIFYSTGSQGGGQETTALTAITQLVHHGMIFVPIGYTFGAGMFEMEKVKGGSPYGAGTFAGDGSRQPSELELEQAFHQGKYIAAITKKLKGTA; encoded by the exons ATGGCGACCAAAGTTTACATCGT GTACTATTCCATGTATGGACATGTGGAGAGGCTGGCTGAAGAGATAAAGAAGGGGGCTGCCTCTGTTGAAGGAGTTGAAGCAAAATTATGGCAg GTGGCTGAGACGCTGCCTGAGGAGGTGCTTGCAAAGATGAGTGCACCTCCCAAGAGTGATGTACCAATCATCACACCAAACGAACTTGCTGAGGCCGATGGATTCGTTTTTGGTTTCCCAACAAGATTTGGCATGATGGCTGCTCAATTCAAAGCCTTCCTTGATGCAACTGGAGGTTTGTGGAGGACGCAAACGCTTGCAGGCAAGCCTGCTGGAATATTCTATAGCACTGGATCTCAAGGCGGTGGCCAGGAGACTACAGC GTTGACCGCTATCACGCAGTTGGTCCACCATGGGATGATTTTTGTCCCCATAGGATACACATTTGGGGCTGGCATGTTTGAGATGGAGAAAGTAAAAGGTGGTAGTCCATATGGCGCAGGGACTTTTGCTGGTGATGGCTCGAGACAACCCTCCGAGCTCGAGCTGGAGCAAGCTTTTCATCAAGGGAAGTACATTGCTGCCATCACAAAGAAGCTCAAGGGAACTGCCTGA